In Coturnix japonica isolate 7356 chromosome 9, Coturnix japonica 2.1, whole genome shotgun sequence, a single window of DNA contains:
- the TNK2 gene encoding activated CDC42 kinase 1 isoform X7, with protein sequence MVPAAPGPRAGPGAARREKLSCSMQAEEGTDWLLELLTELQLQQYFLRIRDELNVTRLSHFEYVKNEDLEKIGMGRPGQRRLWEAVKRRKAMCKRKSWMSKVFSGKRPDSELPPQPHSTFRKPPTPPPPDTGGQHSLTCLIRERDLSLFEKLGDGSFGVVRRGEWCTPAGKTLNVAVKCLKTDVLSQPEVLDDFIREVNAMHSLDHKNLIRLYGVVLSHPMKMVTELAPLGSLLDRLRKNQGHFLISTLCQYAIQVAKGMAYLESKRFIHRDLAARNILLASNELVKIGDFGLMRALPKNDDHYVMQEHRKVPFAWCAPESLKTRTFSHASDTWMFGVTLWEMFTYGQEPWIGLNGSQILHKIDKEGERLPRPEDCPQDVYNVMLQCWAHKPEDRPTFVALRDFLVEAQPTDMRALQDFEEPDKLHIQMNDIITVIEGRAENYWWRGQNKRTLKVGQFPRNTVTSVAGLSAHDISQPLKNSFIHTGHGDTNPQQCWGFPDKIDELYLGNPMDPPDVLGVDLSTARPTQLPGRAKRQPPPRPPQPSILLTSKSGCSGSRQLCSCPFSSLLAPFFREPTYDPVSEEDEGLSAGLRKLCLKKPGPGKGLRLAKPSARVPGTKVGERQPGRSPSEGPTSSEVTLIDFGEEVPPTTPSPIGELTAPSLAKLAMEAFSLLDKTPPQSPTRALPRPLHPTPVVDWDARPLPPPPAYDDVAQDEDDFEVCSINSPLGQRGSRAGLPRARERGETNYGFVDEGERTAGLEDNLFLPPKDTKQPSLTQTTEIFQELQQECMKRFNVPQGPSACLADDKPQIPPRVPIPPRPLRRNEPGRWSGELSPASGGEEDRPPQIPPRDPLSQPTSRTPSPMALQVGSPQQRAALCSCLSTSPGKPMPTTQSFALDPKYATPKVIQAQGKDCSKGPCILPIVKDGQKVSSTHYYLLPERPAYLDKYEKFFKEAKSPEEAPASRVVTTATVRPMVQQQPDYKANFSSNNSNLGSKCLVKASCSLQKIVYDGPDGYRPSEKIRLVQDTVHGVTTEECQAALQNHGWNVQRAIQYLKVEQLFCLGLKSRVECHRVLEMFDWNLAQASSHLLDPYSSSRQKR encoded by the exons ATGGTGCCTGCAGCGCCGGGACCCCGCGCGGGACCAGGAGCCGCGAGGCGAGAG AAGCTGAGCTGTAGCATGCAGGCAGAAGAGGGCACGGActggctgctggagctgctgactgagctgcagctgcagcaataCTTCCTGCGCATCCGGGACGAGCTTAACGTCACCCGCCTGTCCCACTTTGAGTATGTCAAAAATGAGGACCTGGAGAAGATTGGCATGGGGCGCCCTG GCCAGCGGCGGCTGTGGGAGGCGGTGAAGCGGAGGAAAGCCATGTGCAAGCGGAAATCTTGGATGAGCAAG gtgttcagtgGGAAGCGCCCCGACTCAGAGCTGccacctcagccccacagcaccttCCGCAAGCCCCCAACGCCGCCCCCCCCGGACACGGGGGGTCAGCACTCCCTCACCTGCCTCATCAGGGAGCGGGACCTGTCGCTCTTCGAGAAGTTGGGCGATGGCTCCTTCGGTGTGGTGCGTCGCGGGGAGTGGTGCACGCCTGCTGGCAAGACG CTCAACGTGGCTGTGAAGTGTCTGAAGACGGATGTGCTGAGCCAGCCGGAGGTGCTGGATGACTTCATTCGCGAGGTGAACGCCATGCACTCGCTGGACCACAAGAACCTCATCCGCCTCTACGGCGTGGTGCTCTCCCACCCCATGAAGATG GTGACAGAGCTGGCCCCTCTGGGCTCCCTCCTGGACCGTCTGCGGAAGAACCAGGGCCATTTTCTCATCTCCACGCTATGCCAGTATGCCATCCAGGTGGCCAAGGGCATGGCCTATCTGGAGTCCAAGCGCTTCATCCACCGAGACCTGGCTGCCCGCAACATCCTGCTCGCCTCCAACGAGCTGGTCAAGATTGGAGACTTTGGGCTGATGAGGGCTCTGCCCAAAAATGACGACCACTACGTGATGCAGGAGCATCGTAAGGTGCCCTTTGCCTG GTGTGCTCCTGAGAGCCTAAAGACACGCACCTTCTCCCATGCAAGTGACACTTGGATGTTTGGGGTGACGCTATGGGAGATGTTCACCTACGGGCAGGAGCCATGGATTGGCCTCAATGGCAGCCAG ATCCTACACAAGATTGATAAGGAGGGTGAGAGGCTGCCGCGGCCCGAGGACTGTCCCCAGGACGTCTACAATgtcatgctgcagtgctgggctcacaAGCCTGAGGACCGGCCCACCTTCGTGGCCCTGCGTGACTTCCTGGTGGAG gcccAGCCCACCGACATGAGAGCTCTGCAGGACTTTGAGGAGCCTGACAAGCTGCACATCCAGATGAACGACATCATCACGGTCATCGAGGGCAG GGCCGAGAATTACTGGTGGCGGGGTCAGAATAAGCGGACCCTAAAAGTGGGCCAGTTCCCCCGCAACACGGTGACCTCGGTGGCGGGGCTGTCGGCCCATGACATCAGCCAGCCGCTTAAAAACAGCTTCATCCACACAGGCCATGGAGACACCAAccctcagcagtgctgggggttTCCCGATAAAATTGATGA GCTGTACCTGGGAAATCCCATGGACCCTCCTGATGTTTTAGGAGTGGACCTGAGCACTGCCAGACCCACCCAGCTCCCAGGAAGGGCTAAAA GGCAGCCACCTCCGCGCCCGCCTCAGCCTTCCATCCTGCTTACCAGTAAGTCGGGCTGTTCTGGGAGCCGCCAGCTCTGCTCGTGccccttctcttctctcttaGCTCCTTTCTTTCGAG AGCCCACCTACGACCCAGTCAGTGAGGAGGACGAGGGTCTGTCAGCCGGCCTCCGGAAGCTCTGTCTGAAGAAGCCAGGCCCAGGGAAGGGCCTGCGGCTTGCCAAGCCCTCTGCCCGCGTGCCAGGCACCAAGGTGGGCGAGCGGCAACCCGGCCGGTCACCCAGCGAGGGACCAACGAGCAGCGAGGTGACTCTCATTGACTTTGGGGAGGAGGTGCCTCCCACCACCCCTTCACCCATTGGGGAGCTGACAGCCCCCTCCCTCGCCAAGCTGGCCATGGAGGCCTTCTCACTGTTGGACAAAACCCCCCCGCAAAGCCCCACGCGAGCCCTGCCCCGGCCCCTCCACCCCACACCCGTGGTGGACTGGGACGCCCGGCCCTTGCCCCCACCACCTGCCTACGATGACGTGGCACAGGACGAGGATGACTTCGAGGTGTGCTCCATCAACAGCCCCCTGGGGCAGCGGGGCAGCCGTGCTGGCCTTCCTAGGGCACGCGAGCGGGGCGAAACCAACTACGGCTTTGTGGATGAGGGCGAGCggacagcagggctggaggacaACCTCTTTCTGCCCCCCAAGGACACCAAGCAGCCCAGCCTGACGCAGACTACCGAGAtcttccaggagctgcagcaggaatgcATGAAGAGGTTCAACGTGCCCCAGGGCCCATCTGCCTGCCTGGCTGATGacaaaccccaaatcccaccccgCGTCCCCATCCCTCCTCGCCCGCTGCGCCGCAATGAACCTGGGCGTTGGTCTGGAGAGCTGTCCCCAGCTTCAGGGGGTGAAGAGGACCGGCCGCCCCAAATCCCCCCTCGGGACCCTCTGTCACAGCCCACTTCACGGACGCCCAGCCCCATGGCCCTGCAGGTGGGCTCCCCACAGCAGCGGGCTGccctctgctcctgcctgtCCACATCGCCAGGGAAACCCATGCCCACCACACAGAGCTTCGCCCTGGACCCTAAATATGCCACCCCCAAAGTGATCCAGGCACAGGGCAAGGACTGCTCCAAGGGACCCTGCATCCTGCCCATTGTGAAGGATGGGCAGAAGGTCAGCAGCACCCACTACTACCTGCTGCCTGAGCGCCCTGCCTACCTGGACAAGTATGAGAAGTTTTTCAAGGAGGCCAAAAGTCCCGAAGAGGCACCAGCATCCCGTGTGGTCACCACAGCCACAGTCCGGCCcatggtgcagcagcagcctgactACAAGGCCAACTTCTCCTCCAACAACAGCAACCTTGGGTCCAAGTGCTTGGTGAAAGCTTCCTGCAGCCTACAGAAAATTGTGTATGATGGGCCAGATGGCTATCGGCCCTCGGAGAAGATCCGGCTG GTGCAGGACACGGTGCATGGTGTCACCACTGAGGAGtgccaggcagccctgcagaaccACGGCTGGAATGTTCAACGTGccatccagtacttgaag GTGGAGCAGCTCTTCTGTCTGGGGCTGAAGTCCCGTGTGGAGTGCCACCGAGTGCTGGAGATGTTCGACTGGAACCTGGCACAGGCCAGCTCCCACCTCCTCGACCCCTACAGCTCCTCCAGGCAGAA GCGGTGA
- the TNK2 gene encoding activated CDC42 kinase 1 isoform X5, protein MAPPMPPPPRSGTGGGTQAAELGGDQQCHATFCHVIPCPAPALAAPRQAQSPPPAAAAMGERCDYQRLSSAEEEEEMLPPLPHSLSDSSGLRAPRMGSSRPGLPPQQDVTLGMACRRKLSCSMQAEEGTDWLLELLTELQLQQYFLRIRDELNVTRLSHFEYVKNEDLEKIGMGRPGQRRLWEAVKRRKAMCKRKSWMSKVFSGKRPDSELPPQPHSTFRKPPTPPPPDTGGQHSLTCLIRERDLSLFEKLGDGSFGVVRRGEWCTPAGKTLNVAVKCLKTDVLSQPEVLDDFIREVNAMHSLDHKNLIRLYGVVLSHPMKMVTELAPLGSLLDRLRKNQGHFLISTLCQYAIQVAKGMAYLESKRFIHRDLAARNILLASNELVKIGDFGLMRALPKNDDHYVMQEHRKVPFAWCAPESLKTRTFSHASDTWMFGVTLWEMFTYGQEPWIGLNGSQILHKIDKEGERLPRPEDCPQDVYNVMLQCWAHKPEDRPTFVALRDFLVEAQPTDMRALQDFEEPDKLHIQMNDIITVIEGRLYLGNPMDPPDVLGVDLSTARPTQLPGRAKRQPPPRPPQPSILLTSKSGCSGSRQLCSCPFSSLLAPFFREPTYDPVSEEDEGLSAGLRKLCLKKPGPGKGLRLAKPSARVPGTKVGERQPGRSPSEGPTSSEVTLIDFGEEVPPTTPSPIGELTAPSLAKLAMEAFSLLDKTPPQSPTRALPRPLHPTPVVDWDARPLPPPPAYDDVAQDEDDFEVCSINSPLGQRGSRAGLPRARERGETNYGFVDEGERTAGLEDNLFLPPKDTKQPSLTQTTEIFQELQQECMKRFNVPQGPSACLADDKPQIPPRVPIPPRPLRRNEPGRWSGELSPASGGEEDRPPQIPPRDPLSQPTSRTPSPMALQVGSPQQRAALCSCLSTSPGKPMPTTQSFALDPKYATPKVIQAQGKDCSKGPCILPIVKDGQKVSSTHYYLLPERPAYLDKYEKFFKEAKSPEEAPASRVVTTATVRPMVQQQPDYKANFSSNNSNLGSKCLVKASCSLQKIVYDGPDGYRPSEKIRLVQDTVHGVTTEECQAALQNHGWNVQRAIQYLKVEQLFCLGLKSRVECHRVLEMFDWNLAQASSHLLDPYSSSRQKR, encoded by the exons ATGGCACCGCCGATGCCCCCGCCTCCACGCTCGGGTACCGGGGGGGGCACGCAGGCTGCGGAGCTGGGAGGAGATCAGCAGTGCCACG CAACTTTCTGCCATGTGATCCCGTGCCCGGCTCCAGCCCTCGCCGCCCCCAGGCAGGCGCAGAGCCCCCCACCCGCCGCCGCTGCCATGGGCGAGAGATGTGATTACCAGCGCCTGAGCAGCGCcgaagaggaggaagagatgctgccccccctgccccacagcctgtCGGACAGCAGCGGGCTGCGAGCCCCGAGGATGGGCAGCAGTCGCCCGGGGCTGCCTCCGCAGCAGGACGTCACTCTGGGCATGGCGTGCAGGCGG AAGCTGAGCTGTAGCATGCAGGCAGAAGAGGGCACGGActggctgctggagctgctgactgagctgcagctgcagcaataCTTCCTGCGCATCCGGGACGAGCTTAACGTCACCCGCCTGTCCCACTTTGAGTATGTCAAAAATGAGGACCTGGAGAAGATTGGCATGGGGCGCCCTG GCCAGCGGCGGCTGTGGGAGGCGGTGAAGCGGAGGAAAGCCATGTGCAAGCGGAAATCTTGGATGAGCAAG gtgttcagtgGGAAGCGCCCCGACTCAGAGCTGccacctcagccccacagcaccttCCGCAAGCCCCCAACGCCGCCCCCCCCGGACACGGGGGGTCAGCACTCCCTCACCTGCCTCATCAGGGAGCGGGACCTGTCGCTCTTCGAGAAGTTGGGCGATGGCTCCTTCGGTGTGGTGCGTCGCGGGGAGTGGTGCACGCCTGCTGGCAAGACG CTCAACGTGGCTGTGAAGTGTCTGAAGACGGATGTGCTGAGCCAGCCGGAGGTGCTGGATGACTTCATTCGCGAGGTGAACGCCATGCACTCGCTGGACCACAAGAACCTCATCCGCCTCTACGGCGTGGTGCTCTCCCACCCCATGAAGATG GTGACAGAGCTGGCCCCTCTGGGCTCCCTCCTGGACCGTCTGCGGAAGAACCAGGGCCATTTTCTCATCTCCACGCTATGCCAGTATGCCATCCAGGTGGCCAAGGGCATGGCCTATCTGGAGTCCAAGCGCTTCATCCACCGAGACCTGGCTGCCCGCAACATCCTGCTCGCCTCCAACGAGCTGGTCAAGATTGGAGACTTTGGGCTGATGAGGGCTCTGCCCAAAAATGACGACCACTACGTGATGCAGGAGCATCGTAAGGTGCCCTTTGCCTG GTGTGCTCCTGAGAGCCTAAAGACACGCACCTTCTCCCATGCAAGTGACACTTGGATGTTTGGGGTGACGCTATGGGAGATGTTCACCTACGGGCAGGAGCCATGGATTGGCCTCAATGGCAGCCAG ATCCTACACAAGATTGATAAGGAGGGTGAGAGGCTGCCGCGGCCCGAGGACTGTCCCCAGGACGTCTACAATgtcatgctgcagtgctgggctcacaAGCCTGAGGACCGGCCCACCTTCGTGGCCCTGCGTGACTTCCTGGTGGAG gcccAGCCCACCGACATGAGAGCTCTGCAGGACTTTGAGGAGCCTGACAAGCTGCACATCCAGATGAACGACATCATCACGGTCATCGAGGGCAG GCTGTACCTGGGAAATCCCATGGACCCTCCTGATGTTTTAGGAGTGGACCTGAGCACTGCCAGACCCACCCAGCTCCCAGGAAGGGCTAAAA GGCAGCCACCTCCGCGCCCGCCTCAGCCTTCCATCCTGCTTACCAGTAAGTCGGGCTGTTCTGGGAGCCGCCAGCTCTGCTCGTGccccttctcttctctcttaGCTCCTTTCTTTCGAG AGCCCACCTACGACCCAGTCAGTGAGGAGGACGAGGGTCTGTCAGCCGGCCTCCGGAAGCTCTGTCTGAAGAAGCCAGGCCCAGGGAAGGGCCTGCGGCTTGCCAAGCCCTCTGCCCGCGTGCCAGGCACCAAGGTGGGCGAGCGGCAACCCGGCCGGTCACCCAGCGAGGGACCAACGAGCAGCGAGGTGACTCTCATTGACTTTGGGGAGGAGGTGCCTCCCACCACCCCTTCACCCATTGGGGAGCTGACAGCCCCCTCCCTCGCCAAGCTGGCCATGGAGGCCTTCTCACTGTTGGACAAAACCCCCCCGCAAAGCCCCACGCGAGCCCTGCCCCGGCCCCTCCACCCCACACCCGTGGTGGACTGGGACGCCCGGCCCTTGCCCCCACCACCTGCCTACGATGACGTGGCACAGGACGAGGATGACTTCGAGGTGTGCTCCATCAACAGCCCCCTGGGGCAGCGGGGCAGCCGTGCTGGCCTTCCTAGGGCACGCGAGCGGGGCGAAACCAACTACGGCTTTGTGGATGAGGGCGAGCggacagcagggctggaggacaACCTCTTTCTGCCCCCCAAGGACACCAAGCAGCCCAGCCTGACGCAGACTACCGAGAtcttccaggagctgcagcaggaatgcATGAAGAGGTTCAACGTGCCCCAGGGCCCATCTGCCTGCCTGGCTGATGacaaaccccaaatcccaccccgCGTCCCCATCCCTCCTCGCCCGCTGCGCCGCAATGAACCTGGGCGTTGGTCTGGAGAGCTGTCCCCAGCTTCAGGGGGTGAAGAGGACCGGCCGCCCCAAATCCCCCCTCGGGACCCTCTGTCACAGCCCACTTCACGGACGCCCAGCCCCATGGCCCTGCAGGTGGGCTCCCCACAGCAGCGGGCTGccctctgctcctgcctgtCCACATCGCCAGGGAAACCCATGCCCACCACACAGAGCTTCGCCCTGGACCCTAAATATGCCACCCCCAAAGTGATCCAGGCACAGGGCAAGGACTGCTCCAAGGGACCCTGCATCCTGCCCATTGTGAAGGATGGGCAGAAGGTCAGCAGCACCCACTACTACCTGCTGCCTGAGCGCCCTGCCTACCTGGACAAGTATGAGAAGTTTTTCAAGGAGGCCAAAAGTCCCGAAGAGGCACCAGCATCCCGTGTGGTCACCACAGCCACAGTCCGGCCcatggtgcagcagcagcctgactACAAGGCCAACTTCTCCTCCAACAACAGCAACCTTGGGTCCAAGTGCTTGGTGAAAGCTTCCTGCAGCCTACAGAAAATTGTGTATGATGGGCCAGATGGCTATCGGCCCTCGGAGAAGATCCGGCTG GTGCAGGACACGGTGCATGGTGTCACCACTGAGGAGtgccaggcagccctgcagaaccACGGCTGGAATGTTCAACGTGccatccagtacttgaag GTGGAGCAGCTCTTCTGTCTGGGGCTGAAGTCCCGTGTGGAGTGCCACCGAGTGCTGGAGATGTTCGACTGGAACCTGGCACAGGCCAGCTCCCACCTCCTCGACCCCTACAGCTCCTCCAGGCAGAA GCGGTGA
- the TNK2 gene encoding activated CDC42 kinase 1 isoform X2, with the protein MAPPMPPPPRSGTGGGTQAAELGGDQQCHATFCHVIPCPAPALAAPRQAQSPPPAAAAMGERCDYQRLSSAEEEEEMLPPLPHSLSDSSGLRAPRMGSSRPGLPPQQDVTLGMACRRKLSCSMQAEEGTDWLLELLTELQLQQYFLRIRDELNVTRLSHFEYVKNEDLEKIGMGRPGQRRLWEAVKRRKAMCKRKSWMSKVFSGKRPDSELPPQPHSTFRKPPTPPPPDTGGQHSLTCLIRERDLSLFEKLGDGSFGVVRRGEWCTPAGKTLNVAVKCLKTDVLSQPEVLDDFIREVNAMHSLDHKNLIRLYGVVLSHPMKMVTELAPLGSLLDRLRKNQGHFLISTLCQYAIQVAKGMAYLESKRFIHRDLAARNILLASNELVKIGDFGLMRALPKNDDHYVMQEHRKVPFAWCAPESLKTRTFSHASDTWMFGVTLWEMFTYGQEPWIGLNGSQILHKIDKEGERLPRPEDCPQDVYNVMLQCWAHKPEDRPTFVALRDFLVEAQPTDMRALQDFEEPDKLHIQMNDIITVIEGRAENYWWRGQNKRTLKVGQFPRNTVTSVAGLSAHDISQPLKNSFIHTGHGDTNPQQCWGFPDKIDELYLGNPMDPPDVLGVDLSTARPTQLPGRAKRQPPPRPPQPSILLTKPTYDPVSEEDEGLSAGLRKLCLKKPGPGKGLRLAKPSARVPGTKVGERQPGRSPSEGPTSSEVTLIDFGEEVPPTTPSPIGELTAPSLAKLAMEAFSLLDKTPPQSPTRALPRPLHPTPVVDWDARPLPPPPAYDDVAQDEDDFEVCSINSPLGQRGSRAGLPRARERGETNYGFVDEGERTAGLEDNLFLPPKDTKQPSLTQTTEIFQELQQECMKRFNVPQGPSACLADDKPQIPPRVPIPPRPLRRNEPGRWSGELSPASGGEEDRPPQIPPRDPLSQPTSRTPSPMALQVGSPQQRAALCSCLSTSPGKPMPTTQSFALDPKYATPKVIQAQGKDCSKGPCILPIVKDGQKVSSTHYYLLPERPAYLDKYEKFFKEAKSPEEAPASRVVTTATVRPMVQQQPDYKANFSSNNSNLGSKCLVKASCSLQKIVYDGPDGYRPSEKIRLVQDTVHGVTTEECQAALQNHGWNVQRAIQYLKVEQLFCLGLKSRVECHRVLEMFDWNLAQASSHLLDPYSSSRQKR; encoded by the exons ATGGCACCGCCGATGCCCCCGCCTCCACGCTCGGGTACCGGGGGGGGCACGCAGGCTGCGGAGCTGGGAGGAGATCAGCAGTGCCACG CAACTTTCTGCCATGTGATCCCGTGCCCGGCTCCAGCCCTCGCCGCCCCCAGGCAGGCGCAGAGCCCCCCACCCGCCGCCGCTGCCATGGGCGAGAGATGTGATTACCAGCGCCTGAGCAGCGCcgaagaggaggaagagatgctgccccccctgccccacagcctgtCGGACAGCAGCGGGCTGCGAGCCCCGAGGATGGGCAGCAGTCGCCCGGGGCTGCCTCCGCAGCAGGACGTCACTCTGGGCATGGCGTGCAGGCGG AAGCTGAGCTGTAGCATGCAGGCAGAAGAGGGCACGGActggctgctggagctgctgactgagctgcagctgcagcaataCTTCCTGCGCATCCGGGACGAGCTTAACGTCACCCGCCTGTCCCACTTTGAGTATGTCAAAAATGAGGACCTGGAGAAGATTGGCATGGGGCGCCCTG GCCAGCGGCGGCTGTGGGAGGCGGTGAAGCGGAGGAAAGCCATGTGCAAGCGGAAATCTTGGATGAGCAAG gtgttcagtgGGAAGCGCCCCGACTCAGAGCTGccacctcagccccacagcaccttCCGCAAGCCCCCAACGCCGCCCCCCCCGGACACGGGGGGTCAGCACTCCCTCACCTGCCTCATCAGGGAGCGGGACCTGTCGCTCTTCGAGAAGTTGGGCGATGGCTCCTTCGGTGTGGTGCGTCGCGGGGAGTGGTGCACGCCTGCTGGCAAGACG CTCAACGTGGCTGTGAAGTGTCTGAAGACGGATGTGCTGAGCCAGCCGGAGGTGCTGGATGACTTCATTCGCGAGGTGAACGCCATGCACTCGCTGGACCACAAGAACCTCATCCGCCTCTACGGCGTGGTGCTCTCCCACCCCATGAAGATG GTGACAGAGCTGGCCCCTCTGGGCTCCCTCCTGGACCGTCTGCGGAAGAACCAGGGCCATTTTCTCATCTCCACGCTATGCCAGTATGCCATCCAGGTGGCCAAGGGCATGGCCTATCTGGAGTCCAAGCGCTTCATCCACCGAGACCTGGCTGCCCGCAACATCCTGCTCGCCTCCAACGAGCTGGTCAAGATTGGAGACTTTGGGCTGATGAGGGCTCTGCCCAAAAATGACGACCACTACGTGATGCAGGAGCATCGTAAGGTGCCCTTTGCCTG GTGTGCTCCTGAGAGCCTAAAGACACGCACCTTCTCCCATGCAAGTGACACTTGGATGTTTGGGGTGACGCTATGGGAGATGTTCACCTACGGGCAGGAGCCATGGATTGGCCTCAATGGCAGCCAG ATCCTACACAAGATTGATAAGGAGGGTGAGAGGCTGCCGCGGCCCGAGGACTGTCCCCAGGACGTCTACAATgtcatgctgcagtgctgggctcacaAGCCTGAGGACCGGCCCACCTTCGTGGCCCTGCGTGACTTCCTGGTGGAG gcccAGCCCACCGACATGAGAGCTCTGCAGGACTTTGAGGAGCCTGACAAGCTGCACATCCAGATGAACGACATCATCACGGTCATCGAGGGCAG GGCCGAGAATTACTGGTGGCGGGGTCAGAATAAGCGGACCCTAAAAGTGGGCCAGTTCCCCCGCAACACGGTGACCTCGGTGGCGGGGCTGTCGGCCCATGACATCAGCCAGCCGCTTAAAAACAGCTTCATCCACACAGGCCATGGAGACACCAAccctcagcagtgctgggggttTCCCGATAAAATTGATGA GCTGTACCTGGGAAATCCCATGGACCCTCCTGATGTTTTAGGAGTGGACCTGAGCACTGCCAGACCCACCCAGCTCCCAGGAAGGGCTAAAA GGCAGCCACCTCCGCGCCCGCCTCAGCCTTCCATCCTGCTTACCA AGCCCACCTACGACCCAGTCAGTGAGGAGGACGAGGGTCTGTCAGCCGGCCTCCGGAAGCTCTGTCTGAAGAAGCCAGGCCCAGGGAAGGGCCTGCGGCTTGCCAAGCCCTCTGCCCGCGTGCCAGGCACCAAGGTGGGCGAGCGGCAACCCGGCCGGTCACCCAGCGAGGGACCAACGAGCAGCGAGGTGACTCTCATTGACTTTGGGGAGGAGGTGCCTCCCACCACCCCTTCACCCATTGGGGAGCTGACAGCCCCCTCCCTCGCCAAGCTGGCCATGGAGGCCTTCTCACTGTTGGACAAAACCCCCCCGCAAAGCCCCACGCGAGCCCTGCCCCGGCCCCTCCACCCCACACCCGTGGTGGACTGGGACGCCCGGCCCTTGCCCCCACCACCTGCCTACGATGACGTGGCACAGGACGAGGATGACTTCGAGGTGTGCTCCATCAACAGCCCCCTGGGGCAGCGGGGCAGCCGTGCTGGCCTTCCTAGGGCACGCGAGCGGGGCGAAACCAACTACGGCTTTGTGGATGAGGGCGAGCggacagcagggctggaggacaACCTCTTTCTGCCCCCCAAGGACACCAAGCAGCCCAGCCTGACGCAGACTACCGAGAtcttccaggagctgcagcaggaatgcATGAAGAGGTTCAACGTGCCCCAGGGCCCATCTGCCTGCCTGGCTGATGacaaaccccaaatcccaccccgCGTCCCCATCCCTCCTCGCCCGCTGCGCCGCAATGAACCTGGGCGTTGGTCTGGAGAGCTGTCCCCAGCTTCAGGGGGTGAAGAGGACCGGCCGCCCCAAATCCCCCCTCGGGACCCTCTGTCACAGCCCACTTCACGGACGCCCAGCCCCATGGCCCTGCAGGTGGGCTCCCCACAGCAGCGGGCTGccctctgctcctgcctgtCCACATCGCCAGGGAAACCCATGCCCACCACACAGAGCTTCGCCCTGGACCCTAAATATGCCACCCCCAAAGTGATCCAGGCACAGGGCAAGGACTGCTCCAAGGGACCCTGCATCCTGCCCATTGTGAAGGATGGGCAGAAGGTCAGCAGCACCCACTACTACCTGCTGCCTGAGCGCCCTGCCTACCTGGACAAGTATGAGAAGTTTTTCAAGGAGGCCAAAAGTCCCGAAGAGGCACCAGCATCCCGTGTGGTCACCACAGCCACAGTCCGGCCcatggtgcagcagcagcctgactACAAGGCCAACTTCTCCTCCAACAACAGCAACCTTGGGTCCAAGTGCTTGGTGAAAGCTTCCTGCAGCCTACAGAAAATTGTGTATGATGGGCCAGATGGCTATCGGCCCTCGGAGAAGATCCGGCTG GTGCAGGACACGGTGCATGGTGTCACCACTGAGGAGtgccaggcagccctgcagaaccACGGCTGGAATGTTCAACGTGccatccagtacttgaag GTGGAGCAGCTCTTCTGTCTGGGGCTGAAGTCCCGTGTGGAGTGCCACCGAGTGCTGGAGATGTTCGACTGGAACCTGGCACAGGCCAGCTCCCACCTCCTCGACCCCTACAGCTCCTCCAGGCAGAA GCGGTGA